The DNA sequence tcattctCGATGGTAAAAACGTGTAAAGGTTCTAAATGCACCTGTTCAACAAAACCATGTGCTTTGGCTAGATTCTTGACTTGTTTTGATGTTACAGATTTGGGTATATTTTCAATGATAACGACTCTTTcctctaattttatttcttcgggtgtctttttctcttctactTTTGATGAGAGATTATTTTTGGCAGCCTCGTTTACTTGCTTGTTTGCAATTGCCTTCGTTTGAATTACTGCATTACCATTCTCCTCGTCATCTTCGTTTTCGCTACTAAAATCGTCGTCCTCATCACTTTCAATTTCTTCATTATAATCtttatcatcgtcgtcgtcttctATACTTTTTCCTAAAAGTGTTTTTAAGCCTATctcatcatcatcatcgtcataTTCATCGTCCTCATCACTATCTTCTGAATCTTCATTTTCATCACTTTCCATTGAGAATTCTTggcttaaatttttattattcaactGTTTTTGAAGTATATCATCATCATCACTTTCCTCCTCTAGCTCTTCATCCTCATATTCACTGTCATCACTTTCGTCATCATCGTTTTCTTGatctttatcatttattttacctttaGATCTCAAacctttaaacatttttatacctttacgttcaagaatttttttttcattgctATCATCGTTATCATCACTATCGTCATTACTTTCGctatcgtcatcgtcatcgaaATCTTCATTCTCCTCTTTAAAATCTGTATCGTCTTCATCTGAATCATCTCGTAAACTTTCTCCAAAGATATCGGGACCGTCCGTTTCAGACTCCTCATCTTCAAATGTTTCATCTGTTTTACTCAGATCAGCACTTTCTTCTGCAGTTCTATCGTGGTCTTTTTCATCAATATCTGAACTAGAATAATCAAATTGCTCTAATGCCTCTACTGGATCAAAAATTAGTTTACCATTGGAAGATTTGCCTTCtactttatttaaagattGTTTTTTCGTTGAAAAACCTTGCTTTGCATTATTTTTGGACGTTTGCTTGGGCACAGTTTGATTCTTTGAAGCCTTAAATCCTTTCtgagcatttttattttcttgggGTGACATACTTACATtcttattttgtatttttgatTTACTGACTAAAGTCACTTTACCTGTGGGAGTATTCTTAAATTTCTgatctttattcttttttacagAACCAAGTTTTATGCCATGCAACTTATGGGCTTCttgatctttatttttctgtgACTTTGACCTacccattttatttttctgcaacataaagtattattataataagaatacttatacatatacaacATACAGTCACAACAAAGATAGaggacaaaaaacaaaaaaaaatttaaattaaaattaaaattaaaattaaattaaatatacattaataaataatacacgcATGGAAAATTACGAATTATCAAGCATTAAAGATACCTAATATGCTtgaaaatttcgaaaaaaattacggaTGTATTTCACAACTAtcaaacattaaatttttcaaggTAAAACGATAGATCATCGTTAGAAGGCCCGCAAGTactattatgtataaaaagaacAATAGACCACCGAGAAGTCGCTCGATACAAATGTTTAACGGTAACCTATTCGCACGTGGCAATCagaaggaaaaaattatatgttaaaaacCAGtgctcaattaaatttataaacgatTGTGCAGTAGaacatattttacaatcgttgaaaataatttatcttaccAGTCTTTGAGAACTGCAAGCCTTTCAATCGTGAGAATAAGACGCTTGACGAAAAACGTTGCCGGTCGCTGCCGATACCgctaacgaaataaaataagaaacgaGAAGAATGGCGCAAAGGCGCCAAACAAAGATGCGCATGCTCGCAACGGCAAGAACATTTGCTTTCCTTCCCTAACCTTAAATTCGCCTTCTCAAGTTTCTCACTTTCCTCCCTAAGTTAAACAAAGTAGCtgtatttctctctttctttttatcccgGCAGGAACTGGGTGCTATGAGATAACAGCGAGATAAAGTATCATAAGGATCATAAGCTAAACCGATTAGGACTCAAATGTTCTCTAGTAAGGCCAGGTTAATAAAACGTACAGGGAAAAATCCCATTGGACGTTATGATTTTTTAAAGCTTCTGGCTACGGAATATAAAACAACATCGTCCAAAGGTAAAAGAATTCTATTTAACATACATTTAATAGCAATAATAGTttatgctttttttatttttaattttttttttatgtatgaatgtaagattataataaataatgtatttaaattgttagaTGCACGGGAGCAGGTGCTGGCAAACTTGGCAAACTTTGCTTACGATCCTGTAAATTATGGATATATAAGGCagctaaaaataatcgatataTTTCTCGACGCATTATCTGAAAGTAATCTGAAACTAGTACACTTTGGCATTGCTGGCCTGTGTAATTTATGCTTAGgtaagtatatttatttataatgcaaGATAAAGTTGATAACATTTATCGCGTTactcatataattttattcttatagatgcaataaataaaatatacatccTGCGTAATCGAGGTGTTGAATTAGTATCGTCATTACTTTCTTACGaaagcgaagatattttaCTTACAGCAATTACCACCTTGATATTCTTGATCACACCGGAATCCGTGAATGAAATAACATCgcctaaaataattaaacatatgcTAAGACTTTCGAGCACATTACAAGAAGAAACGCGTATCAAA is a window from the Cardiocondyla obscurior isolate alpha-2009 linkage group LG01, Cobs3.1, whole genome shotgun sequence genome containing:
- the LOC139102157 gene encoding armadillo repeat-containing protein 7-like; the encoded protein is MFSSKARLIKRTGKNPIGRYDFLKLLATEYKTTSSKDAREQVLANLANFAYDPVNYGYIRQLKIIDIFLDALSESNLKLVHFGIAGLCNLCLDAINKIYILRNRGVELVSSLLSYESEDILLTAITTLIFLITPESVNEITSPKIIKHMLRLSSTLQEETRIKNLVTLFLNDYCQTSDIEKLKTEDN
- the LOC139102041 gene encoding uncharacterized protein, which codes for MGRSKSQKNKDQEAHKLHGIKLGSVKKNKDQKFKNTPTGKVTLVSKSKIQNKNVSMSPQENKNAQKGFKASKNQTVPKQTSKNNAKQGFSTKKQSLNKVEGKSSNGKLIFDPVEALEQFDYSSSDIDEKDHDRTAEESADLSKTDETFEDEESETDGPDIFGESLRDDSDEDDTDFKEENEDFDDDDDSESNDDSDDNDDSNEKKILERKGIKMFKGLRSKGKINDKDQENDDDESDDSEYEDEELEEESDDDDILQKQLNNKNLSQEFSMESDENEDSEDSDEDDEYDDDDDEIGLKTLLGKSIEDDDDDKDYNEEIESDEDDDFSSENEDDEENGNAVIQTKAIANKQVNEAAKNNLSSKVEEKKTPEEIKLEERVVIIENIPKSVTSKQVKNLAKAHGFVEQVHLEPLHVFTIENEEKKAVERKEKLISYTGKVLYKTNESAKTAAQKMHGQVLDGHYLSALTMAEYNGPFNVKKAVFITNLKEDADMNSIWQAFSECGAIKCVELVRKKDTNLCEHGYIHYFNEEDASSAFKSSNRLKVMGQRVVVLRVRSKDEFIFREEKCVFKLNLNDSTASIGLKRSLPSTKDEDKGLKKFKTNSEKSVAKPEQNVEKNKTQQQNDTAKKSNTFQGQKANLKNKKKKNKLDKKKKKIANKFAAKSAKA